The Lachnospiraceae bacterium oral taxon 500 genome window below encodes:
- a CDS encoding transcriptional regulator, with protein MFEKYDILSHIESEGKFIISASQIKKYREPRLMAKFDHNINLPQIFAKNNLAILPISRGDYIISHFEAYQPFEVLDKSITQASLPTNLQSLDANNIPSETIAINCALASGMLSDFLEEDILYSTVSGRMGSGRFDFSIQNSCTKAPTSVSVNNSQIEIDAAFEGVHSLSLLEAKRDLSEDFLVRQLYYPYRVWSNRVTKKVKPIFLVYSNGIFSLYEYEFQNPDSYNSLVLVKHKNYSIEDTAIELSEIQDVALRTKIVSEPNISFPQANSFERVINICELLNAQELSREQVTEEYAFDIRQTNYYTDAARYLGLLEKHYEDGRKSIYSLSTSGKRIMNLNYKQRQLALCEVILQHRAFKETFNHCMEIGSMPDTSAIVSIMQESNLYKVGSMSTYVRRSSTISGWINWMLGLIEG; from the coding sequence TTGTTTGAAAAGTATGATATTCTGTCGCATATTGAATCAGAGGGAAAATTTATTATCTCTGCGTCCCAAATAAAAAAGTATCGTGAACCTCGGTTGATGGCAAAGTTTGATCACAATATCAATCTGCCGCAAATTTTTGCTAAGAATAACCTTGCTATCTTGCCAATTTCCCGTGGAGATTACATTATTTCTCATTTTGAGGCTTATCAACCATTTGAAGTATTGGATAAATCTATTACTCAGGCTTCTTTACCGACTAATCTTCAAAGCCTTGATGCAAATAACATTCCAAGTGAAACTATCGCCATAAATTGTGCTTTGGCTTCAGGTATGCTCTCGGATTTTTTAGAGGAAGATATCCTTTATTCTACTGTATCAGGCCGTATGGGATCAGGACGATTTGATTTTAGTATTCAGAACTCTTGTACAAAAGCTCCGACATCAGTTTCAGTGAACAATTCTCAAATTGAAATAGATGCCGCTTTTGAAGGTGTTCATAGTCTTTCGTTGCTCGAAGCCAAACGAGATTTATCGGAAGATTTTCTTGTGCGGCAGTTATATTATCCGTATCGAGTATGGAGCAATCGTGTGACAAAGAAAGTTAAACCAATTTTTCTTGTTTATTCAAACGGAATATTTAGCTTGTATGAGTACGAATTTCAAAATCCTGATTCCTATAATTCACTGGTGCTTGTAAAACACAAAAATTATTCTATTGAAGATACAGCAATAGAGCTTTCGGAGATACAAGATGTTGCTTTACGTACAAAAATTGTTTCTGAACCTAATATCTCTTTTCCTCAAGCAAATAGTTTTGAGCGAGTTATCAATATATGCGAATTACTAAATGCTCAGGAATTGAGTCGTGAACAAGTTACAGAAGAATATGCTTTTGATATTCGACAAACAAATTATTATACAGATGCTGCAAGATATTTAGGATTACTTGAAAAACATTATGAAGATGGTCGCAAATCAATATATTCCTTAAGCACATCGGGCAAGCGTATAATGAATTTAAATTATAAACAACGGCAATTGGCACTTTGCGAAGTCATTTTGCAGCATCGTGCTTTTAAAGAAACATTCAATCATTGTATGGAAATAGGCTCAATGCCCGATACGTCAGCAATTGTTTCTATTATGCAGGAATCTAATCTTTATAAGGTTGGAAGCATGAGCACATATGTACGACGTTCCTCTACAATCAGTGGTTGGATAAATTGGATGCTCGGATTAATAGAGGGGTAA
- a CDS encoding transposase has translation MDDSDVVKPAGYKFEALVIVRDGSESTSTKNVYKKGYHVTEACVLTRVNHPVSIFSQIHSSQKKDYKSANTITFQAIERGADLFGKATFAMDRGYDDNKMFLKLDDLNQDYVIRLKSNRKLFYHNQWTTTTELCNRRKGKIKTNVFYKGKDHHAYLSHIKVQITASRKDIYLVLVYGITEHPMMLATNKEIKSKDDVIRVARTYFSRWKIEEYFRCKKQMFQFENFRVRKLKAINALNFYITLCMAFLAMISMQSETSALKVSIIKAANPVKKKVFFFYYRLAKGILGILSYAKEGVRLWFRTNRPVYRQLCLKLVA, from the coding sequence ATCGATGACAGTGATGTTGTTAAGCCGGCCGGCTATAAATTTGAAGCTCTCGTAATTGTCCGGGATGGCTCGGAAAGTACTTCCACGAAAAATGTTTATAAAAAAGGCTATCATGTAACGGAAGCCTGTGTTCTTACTCGCGTCAATCATCCTGTTAGCATTTTTTCTCAAATCCATTCTTCTCAGAAAAAAGATTATAAATCTGCCAATACGATTACTTTTCAAGCCATAGAACGGGGAGCCGACCTCTTTGGAAAAGCAACGTTTGCCATGGATAGAGGCTATGATGATAATAAGATGTTTCTGAAACTGGATGACCTTAACCAGGATTACGTGATCCGCTTGAAATCCAATCGTAAGCTTTTCTACCACAACCAATGGACAACCACCACAGAACTTTGCAACCGCAGAAAAGGCAAAATTAAAACAAATGTCTTTTACAAAGGCAAAGATCATCATGCTTATCTTTCCCATATCAAAGTACAGATCACGGCATCCAGAAAAGATATTTATCTGGTGCTTGTTTATGGCATTACCGAACATCCAATGATGCTTGCCACTAATAAAGAAATCAAATCCAAAGACGATGTCATCCGGGTGGCCAGAACTTACTTCTCCCGTTGGAAAATCGAAGAATATTTCCGCTGCAAAAAACAGATGTTCCAGTTTGAGAACTTTCGTGTGCGCAAGCTCAAAGCAATCAATGCTCTTAACTTTTATATCACCTTATGCATGGCCTTTCTGGCAATGATTTCCATGCAATCCGAGACTAGTGCTCTTAAGGTTTCTATCATAAAAGCTGCAAATCCTGTAAAGAAAAAGGTTTTCTTCTTCTATTACCGATTAGCAAAAGGCATCTTGGGCATACTTTCTTATGCCAAAGAGGGCGTCAGGCTCTGGTTCCGGACAAATCGTCCGGTATACCGTCAACTCTGCCTTAAGTTGGTCGCTTAA
- a CDS encoding TIGR02206 family membrane protein, whose translation MRYLYYNPNAAEFRLFSPEHITALCLIAVLAVLVIVFRERLQALPERTRRRLEIGTGVLLLLARSGMYLYYFTYGIGVKEVLPLYACRLVILAILYTLFTGRRRWVFFFYYFGIIFGVLPLIVVDTSGYTFPHAMYFSFFVGHGIILLVNIYFLAVYQYYPGRNDLRKAVQALVVYFGAAALANFFLKGNYNYLEAAPPTLNMGGFDGSLGYKVMVFAVFLLVFGLEYLPFAKGKESETEEEESPIKMD comes from the coding sequence ATGAGATATTTGTACTATAATCCAAATGCGGCTGAGTTTCGCTTGTTTTCACCGGAGCATATCACGGCGCTGTGTCTGATTGCGGTATTGGCGGTGCTGGTGATTGTTTTTCGGGAGCGGCTGCAAGCCCTGCCGGAGCGGACAAGGCGGCGGCTGGAAATCGGGACGGGAGTTTTGCTTCTTTTAGCCAGAAGCGGGATGTATCTGTATTACTTTACCTACGGAATCGGGGTCAAAGAGGTTTTGCCGCTCTATGCCTGCCGATTGGTGATTTTAGCGATTTTATATACTTTATTTACCGGCCGCCGGAGGTGGGTTTTCTTTTTTTATTACTTTGGCATTATTTTCGGCGTACTGCCGCTGATCGTGGTTGATACCTCCGGTTATACCTTTCCCCATGCCATGTATTTTTCGTTTTTCGTCGGGCACGGTATAATTTTGCTGGTTAATATTTATTTTTTGGCGGTTTATCAGTATTATCCGGGGCGGAATGATTTACGCAAAGCGGTGCAGGCGCTGGTCGTGTATTTCGGCGCGGCGGCGCTGGCCAACTTCTTTTTAAAGGGAAATTATAATTATTTAGAAGCGGCACCGCCGACTTTAAACATGGGTGGTTTTGACGGCAGCCTCGGCTATAAGGTTATGGTTTTCGCCGTTTTCCTGCTGGTGTTTGGCCTGGAGTATTTGCCGTTTGCTAAGGGTAAGGAGAGCGAAACCGAGGAAGAAGAATCGCCAATCAAAATGGATTAA
- a CDS encoding anaerobic sulfatase maturase, with product MPPINLLIKPASAACNMVCEYCFYNDVAASRLCGFKGFMQVEMLEQLVKEALEYADGMCGFAFQGGEPTLVGLDFYRKLIEFQQKYNHKKLRINNAIQTNGFAINQEWAEFLHRHHFLVGLSLDGTRELHDRNRHDKSGGGTFQRVMAAARLFDREKVEYNILSVVTGQNAKHIESSYRFFRKQGFRYLQFIPCLEPFAEEKGMAGYALTNSDYEHFLTKIFDLWFMDLKKGEYISIRHLDNWLGIFLGRPPEACSMQGRCSVQFVVEGNGEVYPCDFYVLDEWLLGKIGEVSLAEMQGSDKAKRFIAESIPLPEECRTCRYVQLCRNGCKRERVMTGEGAAKLYYCPAVKGFFAGREKELEQAAAILQRMIRGQMRGEK from the coding sequence ATGCCGCCGATTAATTTATTGATTAAGCCTGCTTCGGCCGCCTGCAATATGGTCTGCGAATACTGTTTTTACAATGACGTGGCAGCCAGCCGCCTCTGCGGCTTTAAGGGCTTTATGCAGGTAGAGATGCTGGAGCAGCTGGTGAAAGAGGCACTGGAGTATGCCGACGGTATGTGCGGCTTTGCTTTTCAGGGCGGTGAGCCGACTTTGGTGGGATTGGATTTTTACCGAAAGCTGATTGAGTTTCAGCAAAAGTACAATCATAAAAAGCTGCGGATTAACAACGCCATCCAGACGAACGGCTTTGCGATCAATCAGGAATGGGCGGAGTTTTTGCATCGCCATCATTTTTTGGTTGGGCTGTCCTTGGACGGAACCAGAGAGCTGCATGACCGCAACCGCCACGATAAAAGCGGCGGCGGTACCTTTCAGCGGGTGATGGCGGCCGCGCGGCTGTTTGACCGGGAAAAAGTAGAATATAACATTCTGTCGGTGGTGACCGGTCAAAATGCCAAGCATATTGAAAGCAGCTATCGCTTTTTCCGTAAACAGGGTTTTCGGTATTTGCAGTTTATCCCTTGTCTGGAGCCGTTTGCCGAGGAAAAGGGCATGGCCGGCTATGCTCTGACCAACAGTGATTATGAGCATTTTTTAACCAAGATATTTGATTTGTGGTTCATGGATTTAAAAAAAGGCGAATACATCAGTATTCGGCATTTGGATAACTGGCTGGGTATCTTTTTGGGACGGCCGCCGGAGGCTTGCAGTATGCAGGGCCGGTGCAGCGTGCAGTTTGTGGTTGAGGGCAATGGCGAGGTTTACCCCTGCGATTTTTATGTGCTGGATGAATGGCTGCTGGGTAAAATCGGTGAAGTTTCTCTGGCGGAAATGCAGGGCTCAGACAAGGCCAAGCGCTTTATTGCCGAGTCGATTCCTCTGCCGGAGGAGTGCCGGACCTGCCGCTATGTCCAGCTTTGCCGCAACGGCTGTAAACGGGAGCGGGTGATGACCGGCGAAGGAGCGGCTAAGCTCTACTATTGTCCGGCAGTCAAGGGCTTTTTTGCCGGTCGGGAAAAAGAATTGGAGCAGGCAGCAGCGATTCTGCAAAGAATGATCAGAGGACAAATGAGAGGGGAAAAATGA
- a CDS encoding DNA mismatch repair protein MutT: MEDPRNVTVVCYLEKDDKILMLHRTKKENDVNHGKWIGVGGHVEAGESPEECVIREVREETGYTLENYRYRAILTFCYNEEPAMYLFLFTADRFSGEQIECNEGDLQWIPKAELEALELWQGDRIFHRLLESRQDFFSMKMVYQGDQLTECIIDGRKAEELGYAAD; encoded by the coding sequence ATGGAAGATCCGAGAAATGTAACGGTAGTTTGCTATCTGGAAAAAGATGATAAAATCTTGATGCTGCATCGTACCAAGAAAGAAAATGATGTCAATCACGGCAAATGGATCGGTGTCGGTGGTCATGTCGAAGCCGGCGAGTCACCGGAAGAATGCGTGATTAGAGAGGTTAGGGAAGAAACCGGCTATACCTTGGAAAACTACCGTTACCGGGCGATTTTAACTTTTTGCTATAATGAGGAACCGGCTATGTATTTGTTTCTTTTTACGGCCGATCGGTTCAGCGGCGAGCAGATTGAGTGCAATGAGGGTGATTTGCAGTGGATTCCCAAGGCCGAGCTGGAAGCACTGGAGCTATGGCAGGGTGATCGGATTTTTCACCGTTTGCTGGAAAGCCGGCAGGATTTCTTTTCCATGAAAATGGTATATCAGGGCGATCAGCTGACAGAATGTATCATTGACGGCCGGAAAGCGGAGGAACTGGGCTATGCCGCCGATTAA
- a CDS encoding ECF transporter S component, translating into MDVRVNQKTRNLVILGVLLAIGIILDVTPLGAIPIGGVSATITMLPVILGGILLGPVYGAALGTAMGVVSLLHALMRPVTILDPLFVNPLLSVLPRTFIGVVSFWAYQLIKKLFHKQTPALIIGGIAGSLTNTVLVLSMLYFLYGNELLNSPAFQALQLSNRQALIYLLLGVVASNGVMEALLAAVITCGIGLGLKKGLPADSTRL; encoded by the coding sequence ATGGACGTAAGAGTAAATCAAAAAACCAGAAATCTTGTTATTTTAGGCGTGCTGTTGGCAATCGGCATTATTTTGGATGTCACCCCGCTGGGGGCCATACCAATCGGCGGTGTGTCCGCCACGATTACGATGCTGCCCGTCATTTTAGGCGGTATTCTGCTGGGGCCGGTTTACGGGGCGGCTTTGGGGACAGCGATGGGTGTGGTCAGTTTGCTGCATGCCCTGATGCGGCCGGTAACGATTTTAGACCCTTTATTTGTCAACCCGCTGCTGTCGGTGCTGCCGCGTACCTTTATCGGTGTAGTGTCGTTTTGGGCGTATCAGCTGATTAAAAAATTATTTCACAAACAGACACCGGCGTTGATTATCGGCGGAATTGCCGGGAGTTTAACCAATACCGTCCTGGTGCTGTCAATGCTTTATTTTTTATATGGAAATGAGCTTTTAAACTCGCCGGCCTTTCAGGCTTTGCAGCTGTCGAACCGGCAGGCGCTGATTTATTTGCTTTTGGGTGTAGTTGCCAGTAACGGTGTAATGGAGGCGCTTTTAGCGGCGGTCATTACCTGCGGAATTGGTCTGGGCTTAAAAAAAGGGTTGCCGGCGGATTCGACCCGGCTGTAA
- a CDS encoding glucokinase has translation MYNIGIDLGGTNIAAAVVDGSGRIVCKGSTPTRVERGFQAIVKAMAELSRDLIKEAGLTPGDIHSVGIGSPGTIDQEKGEIVHAYNLNFNHAPIREEFIKHLGLPVYIGNDANVAAYGEYVYGAGHGRYQDLVAITLGTGLGGGVVLGGKLICGSFNGGAELGHMVIVVGGEQCNCGRKGCWERYSAANALIQQARAAAEENPNSLLNVLVDHDLDKMNAKVPFDAAEQGDLIAQAVIDSYIYYLAVGIGNIINVLQPEIIVIGGGVSAQGDHLLKPLIEKMKNEIFGGGEALQTEVRIAELGNDAGIVGAAELYRQYEK, from the coding sequence ATGTATAACATCGGAATTGATTTGGGCGGAACAAATATTGCGGCGGCTGTTGTTGACGGCAGCGGCCGGATTGTGTGCAAGGGCAGCACGCCAACCAGAGTGGAACGGGGCTTTCAGGCGATTGTGAAGGCAATGGCCGAGCTGTCCAGAGATTTAATCAAAGAAGCGGGTCTGACTCCGGGCGATATCCATTCGGTCGGTATCGGCAGCCCCGGAACGATTGATCAGGAAAAAGGCGAAATTGTTCATGCCTACAATTTAAATTTCAATCATGCTCCGATTCGGGAAGAGTTTATCAAGCATTTGGGTTTGCCGGTGTATATCGGTAATGATGCCAATGTAGCGGCTTATGGCGAGTATGTTTACGGTGCGGGTCACGGCCGGTATCAGGATTTGGTGGCAATTACCCTGGGGACGGGCCTGGGCGGCGGGGTTGTCTTGGGTGGTAAGCTGATTTGCGGCTCTTTTAACGGCGGCGCTGAGCTGGGGCATATGGTGATAGTGGTGGGCGGCGAGCAGTGCAACTGCGGCCGCAAAGGCTGCTGGGAACGCTATTCGGCGGCCAATGCTTTGATTCAGCAGGCCAGAGCGGCGGCGGAGGAAAATCCCAATTCGCTGCTGAATGTGCTGGTCGATCATGACCTGGATAAAATGAACGCCAAAGTTCCGTTTGACGCTGCCGAGCAGGGGGATTTGATTGCGCAGGCGGTGATTGACAGCTATATTTATTATTTAGCGGTCGGAATTGGCAATATTATTAATGTTCTACAGCCGGAGATTATTGTAATCGGCGGTGGTGTCAGTGCGCAGGGAGATCATCTGCTGAAGCCTTTGATTGAGAAAATGAAAAACGAGATATTCGGCGGCGGGGAAGCGCTGCAAACCGAGGTTCGAATTGCTGAGCTGGGCAATGATGCCGGGATTGTCGGGGCAGCCGAGTTGTACCGGCAGTATGAAAAATAG
- a CDS encoding HPr(Ser) kinase/phosphatase has protein sequence MDSHQHDYYVELWAIIRRMKLKNMTPDIPSGHIKIYQSDVNRPALQLAGFFDYFDAERVQIIGKIEYTYMQNMFPSELKEILRKLFSAGIPCVIFTRGLEVSPMVLECAYEYQVPVFQTNMTTSAFNSDLNRFLKSELAPRTSIHGVLVDVYGEGVLITGESGIGKSETALELIRRGHRLVADDVVEIKKVSDDTLIGSSPDIIRHFIELRGIGIIDCKMLFGVQSVKDENEIDMVIQLQEWEADTEFDRLGLIEEYTNILDIEVPSHTLPIRPGRNLAIIVESAAINYRQKKMGYNAAEEINKRVMGNLEKNKKREEK, from the coding sequence ATGGATAGTCATCAGCATGATTATTATGTGGAATTATGGGCAATTATCAGGCGCATGAAATTAAAAAATATGACTCCGGATATTCCGTCCGGTCATATTAAGATTTATCAGTCGGACGTAAATCGTCCGGCACTGCAGCTGGCCGGCTTTTTCGACTATTTTGATGCCGAGCGGGTACAGATTATCGGTAAGATTGAGTATACTTATATGCAAAATATGTTTCCGTCGGAATTAAAAGAAATTTTGAGAAAGCTTTTTTCGGCCGGCATCCCCTGCGTGATTTTTACCCGGGGGCTGGAAGTTTCGCCGATGGTCTTAGAATGTGCGTATGAATATCAGGTGCCGGTTTTTCAAACCAATATGACGACATCGGCCTTTAATTCGGATTTGAACCGCTTCTTAAAATCAGAGCTGGCGCCGCGGACTTCCATTCACGGAGTGCTGGTGGATGTTTACGGCGAAGGCGTGCTGATTACCGGGGAAAGCGGAATCGGTAAAAGCGAAACAGCGCTGGAGTTAATCCGGCGGGGGCACCGGCTGGTGGCGGATGATGTGGTGGAAATTAAAAAAGTTTCCGATGATACGTTGATCGGTTCTTCGCCTGATATTATCCGGCATTTTATTGAACTGCGGGGGATCGGCATTATTGACTGCAAGATGCTGTTCGGTGTGCAGTCAGTTAAGGATGAAAACGAGATTGATATGGTGATTCAACTCCAGGAATGGGAGGCGGACACCGAGTTTGACCGTTTGGGGCTGATCGAGGAGTATACCAATATTTTGGACATCGAAGTGCCCAGCCATACCCTGCCGATTCGGCCGGGCCGGAATCTGGCGATTATTGTCGAATCGGCGGCTATCAATTACCGGCAGAAGAAAATGGGTTATAACGCGGCCGAAGAAATCAATAAGCGGGTAATGGGCAATCTGGAAAAGAATAAGAAAAGGGAAGAAAAATAA
- a CDS encoding excinuclease ABC subunit C, giving the protein MLKDSAFDLEENLKKLPDKPGVYLMKDAQEQILYVGKAKVLKNRVRQYFRSPEGLMPKIRKMVELVAAFEWIVTDTEVEALILEMNLIKKHRPKYNTMLKDDKSYPYIKITVEEEYPRVIYTRELRRDKSKYFGPYTAAYGAQELIAFIQKHWKLCRLNKNLHKHGNRACFSYHLKLCDGLCIDKIDAAQHRQKINEIIAFLNGDRAELFKEMEREMREAAARMEFEKAAQIRDRLALMKRTFEEQIITREGKQDRDVIALEETSDRALAQIFFVREGRLTGREHFHIGNPENLPLPELYAVFIKQFYLGAAFIAKEIVVAEETADQEVLEEWLSLKKGQKVQLILPQKGEKKKLAELAKENAKIALLQMGATIRKQEEAARGAMNALLQTIGLSKSEIHRIEAYDISHISGAYSVGSMVVFVDGRAKNSDYRKFRIKQVRGVDDYAQLEEILRRRFHRALEEQKQFFLQEERPEGKFINLPDLILMDGGKGQVHAAEKVLAEFGLNIPVCGMVKDDTHSTRGLFFEEKEYQFEKNPEAFRLVTRIQDEAHRFAISYHRKLRQKDQVRSVLDDIPGIGEARRKALLRHFGSAEQVGAASAEEIAAVPAMNRKLAQTVYDFFHAGQPAGDSAVVQKV; this is encoded by the coding sequence ATGCTTAAAGATTCCGCATTTGATTTGGAAGAAAATCTGAAAAAACTGCCGGATAAACCGGGCGTCTACCTGATGAAGGATGCGCAGGAGCAAATCCTTTACGTCGGTAAGGCCAAGGTTTTAAAAAATCGGGTTCGTCAGTATTTTCGCAGTCCGGAGGGTTTAATGCCCAAAATTCGGAAAATGGTGGAGCTGGTGGCGGCGTTTGAGTGGATTGTTACCGATACCGAGGTCGAGGCGCTGATTCTGGAAATGAATCTGATTAAAAAGCATCGGCCGAAATACAATACCATGCTCAAGGATGATAAGTCCTATCCCTATATTAAGATTACGGTGGAAGAGGAATATCCGCGGGTGATTTACACCCGGGAGCTGCGGCGGGATAAGTCTAAGTATTTCGGTCCTTATACAGCCGCTTACGGAGCGCAGGAGCTGATTGCGTTCATTCAAAAGCATTGGAAACTGTGCCGCTTGAATAAAAATCTGCATAAGCACGGGAACCGGGCCTGCTTTTCCTATCATTTGAAGCTATGTGACGGTTTGTGTATTGATAAGATTGATGCGGCTCAGCACCGTCAGAAGATTAATGAAATTATTGCTTTTTTAAATGGCGACCGGGCGGAGCTGTTTAAAGAAATGGAGCGGGAAATGAGAGAGGCAGCCGCCCGAATGGAGTTTGAGAAGGCTGCCCAAATCCGCGACCGGCTGGCGTTGATGAAGCGGACGTTTGAGGAGCAGATTATTACCCGGGAAGGTAAGCAGGACAGGGATGTGATTGCGCTGGAAGAAACGTCCGACCGGGCACTGGCTCAGATTTTCTTTGTCCGGGAGGGCAGGCTGACCGGCCGGGAGCATTTTCATATCGGCAATCCGGAAAACCTGCCGCTGCCGGAGCTGTACGCGGTCTTTATCAAGCAGTTTTATTTGGGTGCGGCCTTTATTGCCAAAGAGATTGTGGTGGCTGAAGAAACGGCTGACCAAGAGGTATTGGAAGAATGGCTTAGTCTGAAAAAGGGGCAGAAGGTGCAGTTAATTCTGCCGCAGAAGGGTGAAAAAAAGAAGCTGGCGGAGCTGGCCAAGGAGAATGCGAAGATTGCTTTGCTGCAAATGGGAGCAACCATCCGTAAACAGGAGGAAGCGGCCAGAGGGGCAATGAACGCTCTGCTGCAGACGATTGGTTTAAGCAAAAGCGAAATTCACCGGATTGAGGCCTATGATATCAGTCATATTTCCGGCGCATACAGTGTCGGTTCAATGGTGGTGTTTGTGGATGGCCGGGCCAAAAACTCGGATTATCGCAAGTTTCGAATCAAACAGGTCAGAGGGGTGGATGATTATGCACAGCTGGAGGAAATTTTGCGTCGCCGCTTTCACCGGGCGCTGGAAGAACAAAAGCAGTTCTTTTTGCAGGAAGAGCGGCCGGAAGGAAAGTTTATCAATCTGCCGGATTTGATCTTAATGGACGGTGGCAAGGGTCAGGTTCATGCTGCCGAAAAGGTGCTGGCGGAGTTTGGGCTGAATATTCCGGTCTGCGGCATGGTCAAGGATGATACCCACAGCACCAGAGGACTGTTTTTTGAGGAAAAAGAGTATCAATTTGAAAAAAATCCGGAGGCCTTTCGACTGGTGACCCGGATTCAGGACGAGGCACATCGGTTTGCCATCAGCTATCACCGCAAGCTCCGGCAAAAGGATCAGGTGCGGTCGGTACTGGACGATATTCCGGGAATCGGTGAGGCCAGACGCAAAGCACTGCTTCGGCATTTCGGTTCAGCCGAGCAGGTCGGAGCAGCTTCGGCCGAGGAAATTGCAGCGGTTCCGGCAATGAATCGGAAACTGGCGCAGACAGTCTATGATTTTTTTCATGCCGGGCAGCCGGCGGGGGATTCTGCGGTAGTGCAAAAAGTCTGA
- the trxB gene encoding thioredoxin-disulfide reductase produces MEKIYDAVIIGAGPAGITAGIYATRAQLDYVLLEKAFPGGQIINTYEVENYTGYSSISGFDLAQKMQEHLQYLGGQITTGEVREIRLTADDCKEVVTDSGVLLTRNIIVATGAAPRLLGKPGEEEFAGRGVSYCATCDGAFYRDKTVLVAGGGDVAVEDAIYLARMCRKVYIVHRRDQFRAAKTLQTRLMALPNVEVLWFTEVQEIKGGDFVNAVTLVHNQTGETRELAIDGVFIAVGTKPNTEFLGDLVEKDAQGAVITDRYCRTSVPGIYAAGDLRSGSVRQIMAACADAVTAVMDLDKNA; encoded by the coding sequence ATGGAAAAAATATATGATGCGGTTATTATCGGCGCAGGGCCGGCCGGGATTACGGCCGGGATTTATGCGACCCGGGCGCAGCTTGATTATGTTTTGCTGGAAAAAGCGTTTCCCGGCGGACAGATTATCAATACCTATGAAGTGGAAAATTATACCGGTTACAGCAGTATTTCCGGTTTTGACCTGGCTCAGAAAATGCAGGAACATTTGCAGTATTTGGGCGGACAGATTACAACCGGCGAAGTCAGGGAAATTCGTCTGACAGCGGACGACTGCAAAGAAGTGGTTACGGACAGCGGTGTTTTGCTGACCCGAAATATTATCGTGGCGACCGGCGCGGCGCCGAGGCTTTTAGGCAAGCCGGGGGAAGAGGAGTTTGCCGGCCGGGGGGTATCTTACTGCGCGACCTGCGATGGTGCTTTTTACCGGGATAAAACCGTACTGGTGGCCGGCGGCGGCGATGTGGCAGTCGAGGATGCGATTTATCTGGCAAGGATGTGCCGGAAAGTTTATATCGTGCATCGCCGGGATCAATTCCGGGCGGCTAAAACCCTGCAAACCAGACTGATGGCTCTGCCCAATGTCGAAGTTCTGTGGTTTACCGAAGTTCAGGAGATTAAGGGCGGCGATTTTGTGAATGCCGTTACATTGGTGCACAATCAAACCGGAGAAACGCGGGAATTAGCGATTGACGGCGTGTTTATAGCCGTCGGCACCAAGCCCAACACGGAATTTTTGGGCGATTTGGTGGAAAAGGATGCCCAGGGGGCGGTTATAACCGACCGGTATTGCCGAACCAGCGTTCCGGGGATTTACGCGGCGGGCGATTTGCGCAGCGGTTCGGTCCGGCAGATTATGGCGGCCTGCGCTGACGCGGTCACGGCCGTGATGGATTTGGATAAAAATGCTTAA